CTCCTACAGCACCGTTAACAGCGATGCGAAAGATAGTGGAATGAGTGCATACGTTATTCCAGGAGAAGACGTTTGCAACGTATCTGGCATGGGGTTTGGCTTGCCAATGTGTAAGGCATACATGGAGATGTTCGGGGGAAGCGTCGACATTCAGAGCCTATGGGGATGGGGTACAGACGCGTACATCTGTTTGAAGGGCCCTAGTCCCAACTTATTGAAGTGACGGGGCATTTTCTAAATGATGCATGACAATATATTGGTTTTAGTACTATTTACATATAACGCGGTTATTTATTCACAGAGACAGGGTGTTCATATTTTACCCATGATCCTGGATGGCAGGTAAGATACGTCACGGTGTGTCTTGGACATCAGCCCGATGGCCTGGCATCTTCTGATGGCTTTGCTCAAACGGCGCTGGTTCTTGGCAGACAGACCGGTCACGTCTCTGTGCAAGATCTTCCCAGAGGACGTCACGAACTGTGACAGGAACTCCGGGTTCGTGTACAGGTCCAGCGGGTCCACGCCATtcttgtcaaaaaggtCGTTGgacgagtttttggaggagAACTTCTTGTCAAGGTGCAGCCTTGCCAACGAGAAGTCGAAAGGGTCATAGGTAGTACCGCTCTGGAACTTTTTTACCAGTCTAGGGTCTATTCTCTTGGGCTGGGACGAAGCGGAGCCTGGGTCCCGGGCCTTCACGTTGATTTGTGACTTTTCGTTGGGAGTCAGCTTGATCTTAAAAGAGAGGTTTTGCTTAGGGATTCCAGAGGTAAAAGCCCTCTTCGGGATTGAAACATGCCAGCTAGTCCTCAGAGATAGCATTGTGGTGCGTGTGATCGTATTTGGACCCTAATGTCGATGTTTTTCTGTTCGTGTTATCGACTTGGAATGCAATTATCCTgggaaatttttcaataatgATAAATCTTGTGCGATGCCACTTATGAAATATAACTAAAGCCTTTGGCATGGAGAGAAGTAAATCGAAAGCCGCCTCTCCCCAAAACCCGTCCTCGTAGTGATTTTGTCTCTTCAGATCCCTTGAGATTTTTGTTCATCTTTGCCCTCTGATATTCAATAATTCGACCCAACTATACCGGCGCCTACACATGTATGTAAGTTTTACAtcaagcttcaaaggcTTGGAAAGGCCAGAGTCATATACTATACACCCAAGCAGCCTGCTCGACCATATTCTTAAACGCTGGCGTGCTTACTTGGCATGCTTCGCATACAGCGCGCCGGGATATTTCAGTTTTAAGTGTCCACACGATCGTGAAGACATAAAAAAACCGGGATATGTAGCCCTTTCTACCAATTACGAAAAGCGTTACCGCAATGGTGAGACACTTCTCCGCCTACGCTTACACTTGCTCAAGCGAGCTCTGCTACTACTGTCGTACTGAGCGAAAAACATCTAAAAAATATCAGTGACATTAAAAGAGTTGGTAGATTTCCGCGAGAATCCAGCCCTTATTCTCCAAAATGACCAAAGATGTGTGCTCCTATTGCTCCTCGGACGGCGCAGATGGGGCAGTCTGGGTTCAGTGTGAGGTGTGCGACCAATGGGTCCACGTAACGTGCATTCCCATCAAATACCTGACAAACGAAATGAGAGAGCCATTAGACTCTTACCCAAAGCTGGCGCGGCAAATCAAGCGATTTAGCTGCTCCGCGCATGGGAGCCCAGTTCTAGAGGTCAAAAGcacaagcaaaaagagaaaaataGAACCTACAGCGCCAGCGAAGGTCGGCAAACGACAGGGCTTgcgaaagaagaagcaggtTGATTACATTTCCCTGAATGAAGGCGATGACAAGCGGCTGAAAGACGAGCACCCGCATATGCATGCATTTCTAGcatgtttttcaaaatgggAAAACAAGACCAATGTCATCGAGAGCTCCAGGCTGGAGCGCGACTTCAACGCCATCACGATTCCAATGAAAGTTCAGGACCCTGAAAATTCAGGCATGCGAATTCCTGAATATTCAGAAGGCAGAGCCTTCACAGTGGACACAGTCACTAAGTTCCTGGGTGCAGATTACCCTGTTGACGTGATGGACGTGCAGTCGCAGCAGAATTCAACCTGGTCAATGTCACAATGGAATCAATACTTTACAGAGACGGCGGCAGATGCAAGGGACAGGATACGGAACGTTATTTCGCTCGAGGTCTCTCATGTTGATCAGTTTAAGACAGGGCTGCGGCGGCCCCGTGTCGTTGAATCTCATGACCTTGTCGACCTCCTATGGGAGGAAGTGAAGGACGACATCCCGAGGCCCAAAGTCACAAAATATGTTTTGATGTCAGTGGGGAATGCGTATACCGACTTTCACTTAGATTTTGCCGGAACCTCGGTGTATTACAAGGTGATTTTCGGATCAAAGAAGTTTATTTTGTTTCCGCCCACGCCGCACAATCTTAAGGCTTACGAGAGTTGGTGTGGTAACGACCATCAAAACCTCATTTTTCTCGGCGACCAGCTGGAGCAAGGTGTCGCGATGGAGCTACGAGCAGGCGATTTGTTCATGATCCCTTCTGGGTTCATTCATGCGGTATTCACCCCACAGGACTCGCTAGTCGTTGGGGGCAATTTTCTTACTCTCAGAGACCTTGCGACACAACTTGTGGTAACAGAAATCGAGAAGCTCACCAAGGTGCCCAAGAAATTTACGTTTCCCCAATTTGAAGCTGTAATGGGTAAAACAGCAGAGCTGACTCTACAAAAATCGGGCACTGACGAAGATTTGGCTTTAAGcattgagaaagaagaagcactACTGGAATACATTAAGACACCGACGTTCAAATACAAACCTgtaaatttttcaacaaagagGGAGCTAATATCGcagtttcaaaagcatATCGAAGCTCGAAGCGATTAAGCGCTGG
Above is a genomic segment from Lachancea thermotolerans CBS 6340 chromosome A complete sequence containing:
- the JHD1 gene encoding [Histone H3]-lysine-36 demethylase (similar to uniprot|P40034 Saccharomyces cerevisiae YER051W Hypothetical ORF), which codes for MTKDVCSYCSSDGADGAVWVQCEVCDQWVHVTCIPIKYLTNEMREPLDSYPKLARQIKRFSCSAHGSPVLEVKSTSKKRKIEPTAPAKVGKRQGLRKKKQVDYISLNEGDDKRLKDEHPHMHAFLACFSKWENKTNVIESSRLERDFNAITIPMKVQDPENSGMRIPEYSEGRAFTVDTVTKFLGADYPVDVMDVQSQQNSTWSMSQWNQYFTETAADARDRIRNVISLEVSHVDQFKTGLRRPRVVESHDLVDLLWEEVKDDIPRPKVTKYVLMSVGNAYTDFHLDFAGTSVYYKVIFGSKKFILFPPTPHNLKAYESWCGNDHQNLIFLGDQLEQGVAMELRAGDLFMIPSGFIHAVFTPQDSLVVGGNFLTLRDLATQLVVTEIEKLTKVPKKFTFPQFEAVMGKTAELTLQKSGTDEDLALSIEKEEALLEYIKTPTFKYKPVNFSTKRELISQFQKHIEARSD
- the RSM18 gene encoding mitochondrial 37S ribosomal protein bS18m (weakly similar to uniprot|P40033 Saccharomyces cerevisiae YER050C), giving the protein MLSLRTSWHVSIPKRAFTSGIPKQNLSFKIKLTPNEKSQINVKARDPGSASSQPKRIDPRLVKKFQSGTTYDPFDFSLARLHLDKKFSSKNSSNDLFDKNGVDPLDLYTNPEFLSQFVTSSGKILHRDVTGLSAKNQRRLSKAIRRCQAIGLMSKTHRDVSYLPSRIMGKI